The following are encoded in a window of Thalassotalea insulae genomic DNA:
- a CDS encoding CNNM domain-containing protein has translation MTLLIVYLTVAIGVSFLCSVLEAVLLSVTPSYVEQLKKKKPLGGKVLAKVKNNIDKSISSILILNTFAHTMGAAGVGAQAIRIFGEEQETLIAFLLTLAILYISEIIPKTIGAKFWRSLALPCAYIISFLVKLVYPLVWFSTLITRLFHKSKKDVISREEIKAFTALGYKGGSIIRQENQLVENILTLREVKAADILTPRSVVHALEQNMTISDALSNEQTGSFTRIPVYLADIDNITGMVIKGQLYQQEREGLGAQPIKTVMQPLYRVSESLPVLLLLDVFIKRNEHIFLVEDHYGQTAGIVTLEDVIETFLGREIVDESDQVEDMQQLAKANYRQRLKSDFNKVTDLDEREEK, from the coding sequence ATGACGTTATTAATTGTTTATTTGACTGTCGCTATCGGCGTGTCGTTTTTATGTTCGGTATTGGAAGCAGTATTACTTTCGGTGACACCGAGTTACGTTGAGCAACTTAAAAAGAAAAAACCGCTTGGTGGTAAAGTACTGGCAAAGGTTAAAAACAATATCGATAAATCGATATCCAGCATTTTGATCTTAAATACTTTTGCCCATACCATGGGAGCTGCCGGTGTTGGCGCTCAAGCTATTCGTATTTTTGGTGAGGAACAAGAAACTTTAATTGCGTTTTTGCTGACCTTAGCAATATTGTATATTTCTGAAATTATCCCTAAAACCATCGGGGCAAAATTTTGGCGTTCTTTAGCGTTACCTTGCGCCTATATTATTAGCTTCCTGGTGAAACTGGTTTATCCCTTGGTATGGTTTTCTACGCTGATCACGCGCTTATTTCATAAAAGTAAGAAAGATGTCATTAGTCGGGAAGAAATTAAAGCTTTTACTGCGTTAGGTTATAAAGGTGGTTCTATTATTCGCCAAGAAAATCAACTGGTTGAAAATATATTAACCTTAAGGGAAGTTAAAGCAGCGGATATTTTAACCCCAAGAAGCGTCGTGCATGCGCTAGAGCAGAATATGACCATTAGTGATGCATTAAGTAATGAGCAAACCGGGAGTTTCACGCGTATCCCTGTTTATCTCGCTGATATTGATAATATTACCGGTATGGTGATTAAGGGGCAACTTTATCAGCAAGAAAGAGAAGGACTGGGAGCACAGCCGATAAAAACTGTAATGCAGCCGCTTTACCGAGTTTCAGAAAGTTTACCTGTGTTGTTACTGCTCGATGTTTTTATCAAACGCAACGAACATATTTTCTTAGTAGAAGATCATTATGGACAAACCGCTGGTATTGTCACGTTGGAAGATGTGATAGAAACTTTCCTGGGGCGGGAAATTGTCGATGAAAGCGATCAGGTGGAAGATATGCAGCAGCTGGCTAAAGCGAATTACCGTCAGCGATTAAAATCTGATTTTAACAAAGTGACGGATCTTGATGAACGAGAAGAAAAATAG
- the mrcB gene encoding penicillin-binding protein 1B produces MVNKKSSATEQTPAIKTLSKRRRFFVFSLKLLLIGIVLLAFYTLYLDSKVVAKFEGQRWQVPVQVYGKVAHFQLGDDINLEHIKQELVLTGYQRVTEVKQAGQFALSKKRIIIYRRPFDFGSGIEDSQQITIDINKSDARATVERLMVDNTDVNVIELEPYLIDRIVPENKEDRVLVPLQSVPEKLLDTLLLVEDREFYFHAGISPLGILRALYNNVRAGRTVQGGSTLTQQLVKNMYLTRDKTLWRKVNEAIMALLLEYRYSKDQLLEAYINEVYLGQHFANGIYGFGLAAEFYFGRSVAQLTNEQMATLIGVIKGPSYYDPWRYQHRVKTRRDLVLKLMFEQEFLTKSEYVAAVESDLSVRQSRRLKPSKQKFPNYIQLVKRELSELLLPEEQASGIRVFTTFSPYSQQLAEHSVKQQLAKLAKSEQHQLQAAMLVTDRATGEIKALVGDKNSGYAGFNRALNAKRPIGSLIKPAIYLAALERYQEYQLGSLLDDKPISFEMDNGEVWQPKNYSGKFYGQVSLHDSLVKSLNIPTVNLGMAIGLEHIADLIHMLGYDEDIALRPSMLLGSINMSPYQVNQFYLPFANHGEFVKSHVVESIVSPQGETLYRYQNESIPYFSEQASYLTDYALTHVATEGTAKSLSWRLKNHTVAGKTGTTNDQRDSWFVGYDDQHLVTVWLGRDDNKATEFTGSSGALTLFADFISQFGVVDKAVKVPANIEAVSFEQATGYPLAVDCDNSIDFPAVNIGLAYQYSCSELSDKPKKERSWFERLFG; encoded by the coding sequence ATGGTTAACAAAAAAAGCTCAGCGACTGAACAAACACCGGCAATAAAAACGCTCTCGAAAAGACGCCGATTTTTTGTTTTTTCATTAAAGCTACTGCTTATCGGAATAGTACTACTTGCCTTTTATACCTTGTATTTAGACAGCAAGGTGGTGGCTAAATTTGAAGGACAACGCTGGCAGGTGCCGGTGCAGGTTTATGGCAAAGTAGCGCATTTTCAGCTCGGCGATGATATTAATCTTGAGCATATCAAACAGGAGTTAGTGCTTACTGGCTATCAGCGAGTGACTGAGGTTAAACAGGCGGGTCAATTCGCCTTATCAAAAAAACGCATCATTATTTATCGTCGCCCATTTGATTTTGGCTCAGGTATTGAAGACAGCCAGCAAATAACAATAGATATTAACAAGAGTGATGCGAGAGCGACTGTTGAACGGCTAATGGTCGATAATACAGACGTTAATGTTATAGAGCTTGAACCCTACTTGATTGATCGTATTGTACCTGAAAACAAAGAAGATCGGGTGTTAGTACCGTTGCAATCAGTGCCTGAAAAGTTACTGGATACCTTACTTTTGGTGGAAGACCGCGAATTTTATTTCCATGCCGGTATTTCACCCCTAGGAATTTTGCGGGCGCTATACAATAACGTGCGTGCTGGCCGGACAGTGCAAGGCGGGAGCACCTTAACCCAGCAATTGGTTAAGAACATGTACCTGACTAGGGATAAAACCCTGTGGCGTAAAGTTAATGAAGCGATTATGGCGCTTTTGCTGGAATATCGATATTCAAAGGATCAGCTGCTGGAAGCTTATATTAACGAGGTCTATTTAGGGCAGCACTTTGCTAACGGCATTTATGGTTTTGGCTTAGCTGCAGAGTTTTATTTTGGTAGAAGTGTTGCTCAACTCACCAATGAACAGATGGCAACCTTAATTGGAGTGATTAAAGGGCCGAGTTATTATGATCCCTGGCGTTATCAGCACAGGGTGAAAACACGTCGAGATTTAGTGCTTAAGTTAATGTTTGAGCAAGAATTTTTAACTAAATCGGAATATGTAGCTGCAGTTGAGTCAGACTTGTCAGTACGCCAGTCTCGTCGTTTAAAGCCAAGTAAGCAAAAGTTTCCTAACTATATTCAGCTGGTTAAGCGAGAGTTGTCTGAATTATTGTTACCTGAAGAACAGGCGTCTGGCATTCGGGTTTTTACTACTTTTTCTCCCTACAGCCAGCAGTTAGCGGAACATTCGGTGAAGCAGCAGTTAGCTAAATTAGCCAAAAGCGAACAGCATCAGTTGCAGGCGGCAATGTTAGTGACGGATAGAGCAACGGGTGAAATTAAGGCGCTAGTTGGCGATAAAAATAGCGGCTATGCCGGTTTTAATCGGGCATTAAATGCCAAACGACCGATAGGTTCATTGATTAAACCCGCGATTTATTTAGCCGCACTAGAACGTTATCAGGAGTATCAGCTCGGTAGTTTATTAGATGACAAGCCTATTAGTTTTGAAATGGACAACGGTGAAGTTTGGCAGCCGAAAAATTATAGCGGCAAGTTTTACGGGCAAGTGTCGTTACATGACAGCTTAGTAAAATCGCTAAATATCCCTACCGTTAACCTAGGGATGGCTATTGGCTTAGAGCACATTGCTGATTTGATCCATATGCTCGGTTATGATGAAGATATTGCCTTACGACCATCGATGCTGTTAGGGTCAATTAATATGTCCCCCTACCAGGTTAATCAGTTTTACTTACCGTTTGCCAATCATGGAGAGTTTGTTAAAAGCCATGTGGTAGAGTCGATAGTTTCGCCACAGGGAGAAACCTTATATCGATATCAAAATGAGTCTATTCCCTATTTTTCAGAACAGGCAAGTTACCTAACCGATTATGCGCTCACCCATGTTGCCACAGAAGGGACGGCGAAATCGTTAAGCTGGCGTTTAAAAAATCATACCGTAGCTGGTAAAACTGGCACTACTAACGATCAAAGAGACAGTTGGTTTGTCGGTTATGACGATCAGCATTTAGTGACCGTTTGGCTTGGCAGGGATGATAATAAAGCCACAGAATTTACCGGCAGTAGTGGTGCCTTAACCTTATTTGCCGACTTTATTAGTCAGTTTGGCGTTGTAGACAAAGCAGTGAAAGTACCAGCGAATATTGAAGCGGTAAGCTTTGAACAGGCAACAGGTTATCCTTTAGCGGTGGATTGTGATAACAGCATAGATTTCCCCGCGGTTAATATTGGACTCGCTTATCAATATAGTTGTTCTGAATTGTCTGACAAGCCCAAGAAAGAACGATCTTGGTTTGAACGATTGTTTGGTTAA
- the petA gene encoding ubiquinol-cytochrome c reductase iron-sulfur subunit → MSNAPVNNGRRRFLTAATSVVGGIGVVGVAVPFIGSWNPSARAKAAGAPVEVNIGKIEPGQMIRAEWRGKPVYVIRRTEETLNSLANHEDQLRDPKSEVPQQPVYATNAYRSIKPEFMVALGVCTHLGCAPTYYEGTFEEQVEGVKDGFFCPCHGSKFDMAGRVFQGVPAPSNLVVPEHSYPNENTILIGVGPGEA, encoded by the coding sequence ATGAGCAATGCGCCCGTGAATAACGGCCGTCGACGCTTTTTAACAGCAGCTACTTCGGTAGTTGGTGGTATTGGTGTTGTCGGTGTAGCTGTGCCTTTCATTGGTTCCTGGAACCCTAGTGCTCGTGCGAAAGCCGCAGGTGCTCCAGTGGAAGTCAATATAGGTAAAATAGAGCCAGGTCAAATGATTCGTGCCGAATGGCGTGGTAAGCCTGTGTATGTAATACGCCGTACTGAAGAAACGTTAAACTCGTTAGCTAATCATGAAGATCAGTTACGTGATCCTAAATCTGAAGTGCCTCAGCAACCGGTATATGCGACCAATGCTTATCGTTCGATTAAGCCAGAGTTTATGGTGGCATTAGGGGTTTGTACTCACTTAGGCTGTGCTCCTACGTATTATGAAGGTACCTTTGAAGAGCAAGTTGAAGGGGTGAAAGACGGCTTCTTCTGTCCATGTCACGGTTCTAAATTTGATATGGCAGGTCGTGTATTCCAAGGTGTGCCTGCTCCATCAAACTTAGTGGTTCCAGAGCATTCTTATCCAAATGAAAACACTATTCTAATTGGTGTTGGTCCGGGAGAAGCGTAA
- a CDS encoding cytochrome b: MNNFLAWIEKRLPLMDAMNKHAAQYPAPKNFNFWYVFGILATVVLVNQLLTGIWLTMNYEPSSDGAFASIEYIMRDVDYGWLLRYMHSTGASAFFIVVYMHMFRGMMYGSYQKPRELLWIFGMLIFLVLMAEAFMGYLLPWGNMSYWGAQVIISLFGAIPVIGEDLTIWIKGDYVISGATLNRFFALHVVALPLVLVVLVFLHIIALHEVGSNNPDGTDIKKPKGSVPPEEQSKFKFHKQYSEKYDIVDAVPFHPYYTVKDLVAVVLFLIGFCWVMFFAPEGGGYFIEAPNFEPANGLKTPHPIAPVWYFGPFYTILRVVPDKLLGAIAMFAAIGMLFALPWFDRGTVKSIRYRSKAHLINLTQFSISFIILGILGTKEATATNNLIGTVASFGYFGFFVALWFYSKNEKTKPVPERVTG, encoded by the coding sequence ATGAATAACTTTTTAGCATGGATTGAAAAACGCTTGCCATTGATGGATGCCATGAATAAGCATGCGGCTCAGTACCCAGCACCAAAGAATTTTAACTTCTGGTATGTGTTCGGTATTTTGGCAACGGTAGTGCTGGTCAATCAGTTACTGACAGGTATCTGGTTAACCATGAACTATGAGCCTTCAAGCGACGGTGCTTTTGCATCAATCGAATACATTATGCGTGACGTCGATTATGGCTGGTTATTGCGTTATATGCATTCTACTGGTGCATCTGCATTCTTTATCGTAGTGTATATGCATATGTTCCGTGGCATGATGTATGGTTCATACCAAAAACCACGGGAATTATTGTGGATCTTCGGTATGTTGATCTTTTTAGTCTTGATGGCTGAAGCTTTCATGGGCTACTTATTACCTTGGGGTAATATGAGTTACTGGGGGGCACAGGTAATTATTTCATTGTTTGGTGCAATTCCTGTAATCGGTGAAGATTTAACGATTTGGATCAAAGGTGATTATGTTATCTCTGGTGCTACCTTAAACCGTTTCTTTGCACTACACGTTGTTGCCTTACCGTTGGTACTGGTGGTACTAGTATTCTTACATATTATCGCGTTGCATGAAGTGGGGTCTAATAACCCTGACGGTACTGATATTAAAAAACCTAAAGGTAGTGTGCCTCCTGAAGAGCAAAGCAAGTTTAAGTTCCACAAACAATATTCAGAAAAATACGATATTGTTGATGCTGTACCTTTCCACCCATACTACACAGTAAAAGATTTGGTAGCGGTAGTACTGTTCTTAATCGGTTTCTGTTGGGTGATGTTCTTCGCACCTGAAGGTGGCGGCTACTTTATTGAGGCGCCAAACTTTGAACCGGCAAATGGCTTGAAAACACCACATCCAATTGCGCCAGTTTGGTATTTTGGCCCTTTCTACACCATTTTACGTGTAGTACCTGATAAGTTATTAGGTGCTATTGCGATGTTTGCTGCTATCGGTATGTTATTCGCCTTACCTTGGTTCGACCGTGGTACGGTTAAATCGATTCGTTACCGCAGCAAAGCGCATTTAATCAACTTAACCCAATTCTCTATCAGCTTTATTATCTTAGGTATTTTAGGTACCAAAGAAGCGACAGCGACCAACAACCTGATAGGTACGGTTGCAAGTTTTGGTTATTTCGGCTTCTTCGTTGCATTGTGGTTCTACAGTAAAAATGAGAAAACTAAGCCAGTTCCAGAGAGGGTGACAGGATAA